tattgtctgaaaaatgaagcatccattacactttgttgtcagctatgttcaacccattataaAGCATTACgaatttgaaaagcacctctgcaattaaagtaACTACATGCTATTCTATCATGCAGTATACAGTATAAGGTttgtaagtactgtatgtatggaGACACGCCTACTTATAGGAAAGTAAGTGTTGTCTGTAGACCTACATCAAACCACACCCATTTATTGATCGTTAATTATACAACTTACAGTACGTGTTTAATTGTCATATACAGTAGATACTTGTGTACTTAATTTATTATGCTAGTGGAGCTCTTGGTGCACGCCCCAGATTGCTATCTGCGGTCaatgggtcatccaggtcagcagcAGTGACCTTTCAACTCTGTGTGGTACTTCAGTTGTTCATATCCTGGATAACTCAAAATTCTGAAACTGCACAAAACATATACCTAAAAGAATATAGCCTTAACTACTATCACTAACCTTATTTCTGAACTTATTTTTCTAGGATACTTTCTTACCAAGATTTTTCACCCAAATGTTGCAAAGAATGGAGCAATTTGTGTCAACACATTAAAGAAGGATTGGAAACCTAACCATGGTATCAAGCACATCTTAATGGTACACAAAACTGGCACATATTTTGTACACATTTTACTGAATATTATATCCGCAGACAGTCAAATGTTTACTCATCTATCCCAACCCTGAATCAGCCCTAAATGAAGAGGCAGGCAAACTACTACTAGAACATTATGATGATTACTCAAGACATGCTAGGCTCATCACTGCTATTCATGCAAAGTGTCCCAGGGCATCAACAACAACATCAGATGAAATGGCGCATAGTCAAGTTGAGTGTCTATCAAAGAAGAGATCACATGAGAAAGTAGCTGTTTCTGCACCaactgtagataagaagaagaAAGATAAAAAGAAAGCTCTTAGAAGACTCTAATCCTGTACAGTATTATGTGCTATGTATTATTTAAAGATGTTTGTGTATTTTTGCCAttaaatgtgtgtgtatattattatagagttatcaccataatattattgatgaGTGTACAGGGACCATGCACCCTTGCCTTCACTACTTTGTTTAGACAAAACTTGTATTTAAAAAACCATCAatcactgtaatagaacagtcacatttcaaTTCTAGTATAGTACAATGAAAATACCCTACAATGTTATCTCATGATCAGAGTTTTTAAAACCTCAAATTTTCCTACAGGCATGCCCATGGTAAGTTTTGTCAAAGATTGCTCTTTCCCCCATTTCTAGCCTGTTGCACCTCGCCTGTGTCACATGTTGCTAACTAAAGATAGTCACAACCTTTAATACAAATCCATATACTTGCATGGCAATAGCAATAATTATGTAGTAATGTTTCAAAAGCTAAATGTATAATGTTTATAACAAAAGTAAATAAAAATCACAAAGGTTATGATGTTCTATAGGTATACCCACACAATACATTTCAGTTGCACTGGTGGTGGTACGTGCTGAGAATTTTTCAGTATTTCTTGAACTTTTCTGGCTCCATTGCTGTGAGCTACTTTCACATTGGTGCTCATTCATGATGCATACATATGATTCTCCCATTTTGCTGTGGCGGTGGATGTGGTAGAAATTTGGTTCAGTCTGTGACACATCATTCCAAGATATGTACTATCTACTATTATGTATTTCTGACAACCTTGATGGATCCTGTTGCTGTCTTTGAATTGCCGCATTTCCTCCTTGGATCACTACCATTCAACAACCAATGGCTTTAGTGATGGTCTGTTCATCTCTTTTCAAGGCTCTTTGTGCTTCATGTTTTGCAAAGCTGACAATCCCAAAACGATACTTAGGCCATCTCACTACTATGGCATCAGTGATCTTCCCAAAACCACAGAACATTTGTCAAAGATGATTATTATCAACTGTATAGTATCCAAGTTTTTAACAAAGCTTAGCATCCTAAATGAAAAATAATCATGATGTGATAATATTTCATAACTCCTAAATTCTACACCAGTTGACAGTATACTGACATTGATTCCAAGACTTGTAAAGGGCTAGCATTGATATCCAGGTCCAAGACATTTTTTGTTTGCTTCGAAGCAATAATGCTTAGCAATGGACAGCAGTGGTAAACCATATATACATGCAAAGTTATCTGACAGAATTTCTGCCTGTTTTTTAGCTCATACCTAAATTAAACTGCTAAAAAGTACGTTTACAAGTTTAAAATCTATTTAATCAACATTTTTTTGTTACCAATTTCATCCACAGGCTTATTGAAATTTTAGGACCATGTATTATCAAGGTCCACAGCAATGACAGATGTATCAAGACTCACAGCAATGAGTTGTATGATCACATGGAAAAGTAAAAAAGTATATAACTCAGCAGTGAGGAGGCCAACGTTGACAATGAAAATTAGAAAAAAGTTACACAGTGATGTTTGAAGCACACAACAGTCATTGACACCATCCCAGCATCCGTAGCTGACCTTGCACTTCACAAATGAGTTGGTTGAACCAGACTATTGCATCCTGAGGGATCTGCATGCTCCCAGAAAATTTTAGATGTTTTTTTCTGTGTTGCAGAAAAATTATGCATATAATTTGCAAAAGTTTGCTAGGTTTATTGAAATTAAATTTCAGGATAGAAGCATGAAGCTTTTGTATCTTTAATTCCATATGGGAGTATGTATTCCCTGTAAATCTGTACTTTACATGGGTGGTCTATGAAAGTTATAATGGATAATGGAAATCCGTATCATTATTCGTTGTGAAATCTTACTTTGGACTCCACAAGACTCCTTTGAGTAACAGATAGTTGATGTTGCATCATAGATAGATGCTTGTTTTTTTCAGCCAGTATTCAATCTTTTTCAGCCAGTATTTGATTTTTTTTCCAGCCAATATTCGGTCTTTTTTCTGCAGTTGGGAATTCATCTCGTACAGCTTTGTTCCAACTGCTCTTCATGATCAATCAAGGATGCCTACAAATCTTATCATTGCTATGATCATTACTCTGGCAACAGTCTCCTTTTAGTTGCTCAACAATGTGCATGACCTCTCCACTTTCTCTAGGCATCTCTCAACTAGATTCCTTAGAACTGATACTTGCAAGAATTTGGTCAAGTGCTTTTCCCTTTGTTGACACTTGGATAAATTCTGGTTTAGTATTTCGGTGTTCTCGTCTTCTATTTTTTCAGGGGAGGTGGGTTTGGGAAATGCATATACTAACCAGATGTATACAAACACACCCTAGTGAAAAGACATCGGATGATATGCCATATTGGGAGGCTCCAGCAATCTTTCAGGAGGTCACTGAATGCCCACTCCTTCTGTATGTTTCTGGGAACCTTGTTCCAACATTTTAGCCAATCCCAGATCAGCAACCTTGGCCACACAATGCTTTGTTAAAAGATTTAATGTTATTAGATGAAAGATCTCTGTGGATGATGTTTTTGCTGATACCGGCCGTGGAGACCCTTGCAAGCATCTAGGAGAATAGATAACTTGAAATGCAGTGGAACATTTTTCGAGTTAGTAGCGTAATCTTCAATCAACTTCTCGTTTATCCATCAGCTCCATTCCTAGCCACGGTATCTCAGCTCTAGTTGGCCTATACAATCCTATGAATTGCACCACGTTGGAAGTTATCAAAGTATGCAAATACACTTCTTATCAAAGTATGCAAATATTGCAAATACTACTGACGCCATTTGAGCCTCTttccctgtttttttttttttcactcaAATGGCTCAAAAATACTATAGATATTGCAAATACTACTGACGCCGATGAGATTATCTACTAATTCAGTCCCTGAGCTAGCTAACTATtcgccagggccgcccacgggggggggggggggcaactggggcattttgccccgggccccagcctgaaaggggccccaggaggccccatgaagggccccctgaatacctgtttaaaagatcgatatactctaatagaacagtcagatctaaatactctaatagagcagtcacagtattcttcagaggagcagtgtagcaggcttatagataaggagatatggttggtgatgggtagttattgtcattgtcagcaggttgtaacctttttttttttttttttttttggtcttcaacttacagcttgggtgaagggccccactttaactctttgccctgggccccttaatttctctgggcggctcTGCTATTCGCACAACTGCATGAGCAGAACTGGATTTATTTTTCTGTTGTGTCATATTTTCAATGGCATAGGGTAATTTTGGTCTATATATAGCTGCATGGTgctttttcttctttctgtgtAGCTAGCCAAAATGACAAAAGTAAAAATCCCATCTTGCAGCTGAGACTATGATGTGCATGTGCAACCACACCCAAACaaacattatgtaataattattataccatCGAGCATGTGATCTATATCCAAGTCTGTCTGCAAATTTTCTAAAACCTTATATAAATTTGGGTCAGTTTGCTTCAGGCCCTCtactgcacatgcatgcatgtagctatatgtatagctagctatatatatgtgcATTCAGCTTTTCTACtttatacatacatagttaTATAGGCTTATATATAGACCCATTGCAGGTgaactgctgccatagcaacatctgtCAACCCATTATGCAACCCTGATATAGTGTAGGAGAGAACATAAGCTTAATCTGGTCAACCTTTGCTGTATAGAATGTAGATGAAGAAGCAGCTCTACTTCCtgggtattgttttactcttataaCTTTTACATAGTAATCTTAACGTAGATTCATCAGAATTACTAACCAGCAATAGTTTATCAGTAACTAGGGGTCACAATTACAAACTATTCAAGTTAAGCCACAATCATCTACAAGAGTGAGATCTTCATTTTTTACTGCATGTGCATGAGagcaattaatgattggaataaTCTACCTCATTACCTAGTTAACACACCCTCGTTGAATGACTTTAAAAATTTACTTGACTGTAGCTGGTCTACTTTTTTGTATGATTACTAATTAGTTAATTCTTGTTGTATAACCTGTGCAGTTtttatgttataattattaataataatgtttGTAAAGATCAGGCTTGCAGGCTCCTCGgaggtgctgggtgactatttcacagctagtttgactttggcttgctttggtttcaggcaaatttgtaataaatgttagtaaaatgtgtatattttcatgagttttataaactgatcttggcctgacaaagtttagtattttaatcagagtagctatagctatggctggctcctccacaaggtgagggggggagggggcatttgccccaaattccccatcctggatccgccattgggtaACTATCACTCCCATGTCTCTTTGGGTCTCATGACACTCAACTTCAGTGGATGAAATAGGATACCTATAGTGTTGGAGGTTAATTTGAAAGGAATATGTGCACTTTTGGTAAAGTTGAGAGTTAGGTGAGAGGAGTTAGACTGGAATCAACATCTCGCTGTAGCTTAGCGCAGTCCTCTTCAGATGTAGTGCTCTTGAAACATTTCATGTCATCAGCAAATTTCAACACTTGATTATATGTAGCatataggcattccagcccaattaATGTTTAAATGAAAAACTGAACTTTTATGTGCTCAATCTCATAGTTGGATTTGGCAACTTTGGTGCATGGTACCTATAGCACAGAAAAGGTATACTCTGGGGCTCCCTACACATTTTACAGAAGAAATGGCACAATTAAATTAGGCAGCTCCCTAGGCTGTCTTCTTCAAATTTCAATTCAGTATTGCAAgccctgcatgcatgcatgcagtgtctaaCTAGTAAAGTAGATAAAAACAACAAACAGTGAACTTTTgctgagcaaatatgtttctcCTATAATACACACTTCAATACAACGGTTTTGAAGTGGTAACATCTCAACTATAAGTAGAATAATAGGACTTGTAATGGGAATGCCAACTTTGGAGTGGCTTAATACTATTGACTCAGTAAGACAATACTATTGAGTCAGTAAgaccatacctatttgaaaagttgttgcttggaTTTACAAAGTGGGTTGGTTGGTAGGCAAAAAAGAAAAACAGTTAGTTTGAGACATATATATGTCCACAAACATGTCAATGCAAATAGCTTAAGCCACATAAATGTTATAAATGGAtacaaacatatatatatataactatagtaccaagagtttatGTACCTACATAGCCATATAGTCAGCAACACTGAAATTTATAGATTTCTTAGCCCAGGGGTGGGAACGGCTAGGATATGCCTACTATAGGCATAGATCCTGTCCCTATAGAGGACCGCTATTTAAACTGCACTCTATGTAGGTTTAATGTGAGCTGTATGATGCTGTTTAAAATAAGAGCATTATATATCTCATCCTGCCAGAGGTGACTTCTGCTGTGCATTTAACTTTTAAGCCACTATAAAAAGTACAGCACATGTAACTATACGTTTTGTGTTATGTTagaaaaagagtactctttgtagaTAAACTTGCATAAAGATGGATGACCTCTAAGCTCATTAATGTAGAAGGTTGCACCGGAACTGCATGGTATATATAAGCTACTACTAAACGTTAAATCATAAATGCATTCTACTATAACTACTATAATCTCATTACAATTTGGCTTAAATTTACTACAAACTAAACCATATTGCTCTGCACTTTAGCTACTGTATGCTTATTTTAAAAACTGCATGATGACTGGCCATGCAGTTGTAGCAGAATACTTTAAAAGTGTAGAAGATTCTGCATATATAGCCAATAAAGGCAGTGTCCTGGAATGTGTTTACATTGTATCCTATAACCTTGTTGTGCTGGCCTGGCTTTTGCTCATTTGATCACACTGCTGCAGTGTTTATTATAGATGGAGTGTGAATGAGGTGAAAGAAGACTACCTGTGATGTTGTTAGCATCAGTCTAGTACTTACAGTGCATGGTATATGCATGACCTAACATTGCGTTGGTGGGACTTCAGTTATCCGGGATCACTTGTAATTTGAATAACTCCAAACTGCATGAAACACAACTAAAGAATGCAGATATATGGGTTACTGTAATAGACAATCATCTTGAATGGAATTCTAGATCACCAAGATTTCATTTAGTCTGGTGCCACCTACCCCTTAGCAAAAAGTAAGTGAAGTACAGAAGGGTCTAGATCCCATATGcaacacaaatcaccttggTAACATCACAATCAGCTGACATAACTAGCAGTTGCATACGTTGTCTATATAGGATCTACTTTTTGCAAAGGGGTGGGCAGCACCAGGTTAGGTTCCACTGCATGTAGTATGGAATTAACTCAATTAAGTGTATATTATTTCTCAACTCATTTTTTTCTAGACTACTTCTTACCAAGATGTTTCATCCTAATCTTGAACAATTTGTGCCAACACATTAAAGAAGGATCGGAAACCTAACCATGCACATCTTAATGTTATATACAGAACTGGTACACACTTTGTACACCATGCACCGTGTGCAAATTAAGATTAATTGTAGATATTATAAGCTTATAATaagtttaatttttaaaaagtttcaaAGGCATAATTATATTTGGAGTTTTTG
The nucleotide sequence above comes from Dysidea avara chromosome 3, odDysAvar1.4, whole genome shotgun sequence. Encoded proteins:
- the LOC136250267 gene encoding ubiquitin-conjugating enzyme E2 S-like, encoding MMAASSSSNVENLSPIVIQKLTKELVQLQQEPPEGIKVYVNDEDVTNIEASIEGPAGTPYEGGMFRMKLVLPKDFPASPPQGYFLTKIFHPNVAKNGAICVNTLKKDWKPNHGIKHILMTVKCLLIYPNPESALNEEAGKLLLEHYDDYSRHARLITAIHAKCPRASTTTSDEMAHSQVECLSKKRSHEKVAVSAPTVDKKKKDKKKALRRL